Proteins from one Halopseudomonas pelagia genomic window:
- a CDS encoding aromatic/alkene monooxygenase hydroxylase subunit beta, whose amino-acid sequence MSIEIKTTSVEPIRNTYSNIKRRFGDKPATRYQEASFDIEAVTNFHYKPLWDPEHMLNDPTRTCIRMADWHSVTDPRQFYYGAYVQNRAKMQEATEHSYSFCDKRGLITRLPEDLQETLLRFLVPLRHVELGANMNNSGVAGDCIAGTVTQMHIYQAMDRLGAGQYLSRIALIIDGGTGDALDRSKTYWMDDALWQPMRRLVEDTLVIKDWFELSLTQNLIIDGLMYPLMYEAFDQWLDEQGAADVSMLTEFMRDWSKETVRWVDAMVKTVMAENEANAVQLQAWVEHWEPRAYEALAPLADESMGRDALDTVRAQFATRLKKLGLTSQGVQA is encoded by the coding sequence AAACCGGCGACCCGGTATCAGGAAGCCAGCTTCGATATCGAAGCGGTGACCAACTTCCACTACAAGCCGTTGTGGGATCCGGAGCACATGCTCAATGACCCAACCCGCACCTGCATTCGCATGGCTGATTGGCACAGCGTGACCGATCCCCGGCAATTCTATTACGGCGCCTACGTGCAGAACCGCGCCAAGATGCAGGAAGCCACCGAACACAGTTACAGCTTTTGCGACAAGCGTGGATTGATTACGCGCTTGCCTGAAGACCTGCAAGAGACGCTGTTGCGCTTTCTCGTGCCGCTGCGGCATGTGGAGCTGGGTGCGAACATGAATAACAGTGGTGTCGCCGGTGATTGCATCGCTGGCACCGTCACCCAAATGCATATCTACCAGGCCATGGACCGTCTGGGTGCTGGTCAGTATCTCTCGCGTATCGCGCTGATTATCGATGGCGGTACCGGCGACGCGCTCGACCGCTCCAAAACCTACTGGATGGATGATGCGCTGTGGCAACCCATGCGTCGCCTGGTTGAAGACACGCTGGTGATCAAGGACTGGTTCGAATTAAGCCTGACGCAGAACCTGATCATCGACGGCCTGATGTACCCGCTGATGTATGAGGCGTTCGATCAGTGGCTGGATGAGCAGGGCGCAGCCGATGTGTCCATGCTCACTGAGTTCATGCGCGACTGGTCCAAGGAGACCGTTCGCTGGGTCGATGCGATGGTCAAGACCGTGATGGCCGAAAACGAAGCCAACGCCGTTCAGCTGCAGGCATGGGTCGAGCATTGGGAACCGCGCGCCTATGAGGCGCTGGCACCCCTGGCCGACGAAAGCATGGGCCGTGACGCGCTGGATACGGTTCGTGCCCAGTTTGCCACTCGTTTGAAAAAGCTTGGCCTCACTAGCCAGGGAGTACAGGCATGA